The Bacillota bacterium genome includes a window with the following:
- a CDS encoding OadG family protein — protein MGTDWGLALQVVVYGFSAVFLVLVILMFSVQAMSAVIMGLEKRGKEEAGANN, from the coding sequence ATGGGTACTGATTGGGGTCTGGCCCTGCAGGTGGTTGTTTACGGTTTTTCTGCGGTATTCCTGGTCTTGGTGATTCTGATGTTTTCTGTCCAAGCCATGTCGGCCGTGATCATGGGATTGGAGAAACGCGGTAAAGAGGAAGCCG